CCTTTCATGTGTTCGGATTTTAAATAATTTAATTTGTGAGCTTTAAATTTATAATATTCATGAATTGTGTGAACCTTCATTTATCAAGTTTAgatttagggcctgtttggtttgctTCCAGAAAAAGTTGCCCTGAGTCAAGCTCTTAGTATGTGTGCAAATATGCAGTTGAAATTTAATACTTAAACTAAAACTTAGAAGAATTGGCAAAGAAAATATTTTAGGGAGTTAACATTTAGGAGTTCGACTAGGAACCATTTTTTAGTAATTCCTTAAATGTAAGGAGATAAGGTTCGAGAAGCCGTTTGAGGGGCTAAATTATAGGAGATCGGCTAGAGATTTTTATTAACTCCTTAAATGTAAGGAGTTAAGGTTTGAGAAGCCCTTTGAGGGGCTAAATTACaggggatcggctagagatgctctaagcgaTGCAAATAAACATCGGATGTCCAGTTCAAGCCTAGAGACTACAAAAGGACATGATTGTACATGCCAAAACATCCAGATTCCTAATGCAATTTTCAGACTTCAACTTCAAAACATTTGCTCATATACTAGTTAACAGGAAAAAAATGGTGCCTTGAGTGGTGGCCACTGTTTTATTCTTTCCGCCGATGATACTCCCGAGTCGATGCAGAGCTTGGTGAACATGGGAAACCAGCCATGGATGCATTGGAGGTCACTGTAAGTCTGCAAGCCAACCTGCAGTGCAGGGGAACGGTCAGTTTTCAAAGTGAAGTATGATTGCTGTACGTGCAAACGGAATGAAAGAATTAGCCACTCAAGTAAAGGCATAGGGATGCAGCTAGGCAGCTAGCTGTCCCTGGCATTTGCTAGTGCAGTTGATCCACGGTTATGGCAGAGACTTTTTTTTGATAAAATAACAAAGAAAAGAGCATGTTGGAAATTTTGGTGGAGTGCAGAAGCCATAATAAGAAGAAGCATCAAGACAAGAAATTTCTGTTTGCACGAGCGAGGGAACCTGGCTTATATACATGGCGGTGACGGTTGCCTCTCTATATGACTGTCCCGCTCGGAATTAAGGCGTCCTTGATCACGGTGACAATGCCACTTTTGATGAAGTATCCATCACTCTCCCTTGAAGCTtcttggatatcatcaacattgaTTATCTGTAAAAGCAGCATACCAATTAGGATCTGACATTACTTACCACAATAAACATGGCATAATATTCTTTttcagtactccctccgatccatactaCTTCTCGCtcacttagtacaactttgtactaaagttttaCTAAGTGAGCGACAAGtgatatggattggagggagtaggaAAGTAAAGAGTTTTTTAAGCAAGCATACGGTTTGCCTGAGAAATATTGCCACAGAATAATGCATTAGTATTTGGTAACATAAAGAGGACTGAAATCAGTGTTTCAGGGCACATTCTTGCAAACATCCTATCATTAACAAGAAGATGATAATGACCAAGAAAAATCTATGAGTCTATTTATGTTCAGATAGAGCCCCCTCTTGTTTTCACCCCAGAGTAATGAGTAGTTGAACAGAGCATACATGAAAATACGGGTTGACTGGCAGGAGGTAGAGATGTATATGAAGTACCTTCACATTTTCTCCGATTCGAGCATTTTTGTCGATTATTGCTTTTCTGATGTGCGCATTTTTTCCAATACCGATGGGAATGCCGCCACTTTCAGAAAGGACTTGCTTGTCATTTTCCGTCTGCACAAAAAAAAATTCACTATGTTCTCACAACGCTTTCATGGCGCTATTAGCACAGTTCTGTTTGATTATATTTCACCTCATAATAGTCTGCACCCATTAGCAGGGAATCCTCTATTACTGCGCCTTCCGATATGCACGAGCGTAGTCCAACAACAGAATGGTTGATTGTACAATGCTAGCCAAAAGGAGAAAAATAAATACAAGATAGTGAATTTTAGAAAGCCCATGTACCGAAGGATGAGAAACTAGACTTGAGGGAGGACAAGATATCCGATGGATAACATATCAGGTATTAAGGTCCTAAACATGTCGTGACCTAGAGTCTCAAGGGAAAAGGCGGCTTACATTAATGACGCAACCTTCACCGATAACACTGTCTGTCACATCAGCGTTAAGAACCTTCGAAGGAGGCAAGTATCGAGATTGTGTATAAATTGGGGCAGAACGGTCATAGAAGCTGCAAACAAGTTTTTACCAAAAGTGAGTAATAGGTAGTGAATCGAGCAAAATGCCCCTCCTAACTTTTTTCAACTGTAGAATATCTACCTAAAATCTGGTACTGGCTTCTTGGTTATTCCCAAGTTTGCATTGTAAAATGCCTCAATAGTCCCAATATCTTCCCAATAACCATCATATAAGTAAGCTTGCACCTGTCACAGATAATAGCAGCCTAAGCAAACAAAGTATATGGAATATGAACACTGGAAACAAATTGAAGTAACTACAAAGTCGATAAGTAAGTTCTCTCAAAAGATCATGAAATCTAAATTCTTGATGGACAAATATTTAAGTTCATAAACCAATGCTTTCACTTTTACTACAAAATATGAAGGAGTTTCACCTTGTTTCACAAGATAAAAGTTACAGCAGTGAAAATAATAAGAATAACATGCACTACAAGCTTCAAGAGCATAGCGTACCCTCATTCCAATTTCTGTTGCACCAGGAATAACCTCACTTCCAAAGTCATTTGCTGAAGGAAAATTGTCACGAAGAAGCCGAAGCATCGCATCTTTGCTAAAAACATAGATTCCCATGCTAGCAATATAAGGTAATTCCTTGGCCCTCTCAGAATCAAGGCCCAGTATGGTGGTGTCAACCTGCAAGATTACAGCATGTCAACTGAAAAACTAACTGCACAAGCATATATACTTTCGGCTCCTTAAGGCGTATCGTATGTTTTAAATTAGATACAGAAAGTGCTACTTAGCTGCATACCATCATTGCCTTCAACTTCTCTCCTTTTGGTTTTTCTGAAAACTCAACAATTCTCCCTTCATCGTCAATTTTCATCAGGCCAAATGCAGTTGCGCGCTCCTCGTCCATTGGCAGGGCAGCCACAGTAATATCAGCATCTGTTTCTCTGTGTGCTTGAATGAATTTTTGGTAGTCCATACGGTACAGGTGATCTCCAGCCAGAATAAGGAACTCCATAACATTGTGTTCCTCAAACAGCCATAAGTACTGTCGTACGGCATCTGCGGTACCCTGATTTGGGAAAAGGCAAGAGAACAAAAACTTGTTGGTTCAAGACTATATTAATATAAAAAGAACATAACATGTCAGGCCTCAGGGGATAACATAAGGGTGTTTGCAGCATCTATTGTTATGCATCATTGTGAACTTGATTTTTTGACTCCAAGGAAACTGCAGGACCCTCCAAGTTCATGAATGTTTCTAAAAGATAAATGATTTGTCCGAATGTTTCTAAAAGATAAATTCAACTTATTAAATGTTAACTGTCCCCTGGGACAGAAGTACAACAGGGTGTAAACTGTGAATAATGCATGAATTTCTTTTCATTAACTGATATGTTGATAGAAAAAAAAAATCTCCGCTGCTCTTCTTCTACTCTATGCAATTTAACAACATACCACaatttatttttatgcatttttgCAACTACATTTACTTCTTATTTGAAGTTTAAAATTCTTGACCTGCTTGGTACAAAATTTGAGCCCTTACATGAACACATAGTAATAGTTCGAGATTGATACTCTAGATCTAGATGGAAGATGAATCAACCAAGGTACCTGAAACCAGTCAGGATTCTCCGGGCTCTGCTGCGCAGCGAGAACTTCGACAAAGCCATCATTCTTGTATCCACCAATGTTGTTCCCGTAGGCCCTCGAGAGGTGGCGGTTGAGCGACGCGGAGTTGAACTGCGTGAGAACATAGATCTTGGACACATTGCTGTTGAGGCAGTTGCTGACCGGGATATCTATGAGCCTGTAGTTGGCACCCAACGGCACCGCAGGCTTGGCCCTCTTCTTGGTCAGTGGGTACAGCCTTGTCCCGGCGCCACCACCGAGGATGATCCCAAGAACACTCTGCGGCGATGGATGGATCACATCAGTTGGATGTGATGCGAAAAAAATTATGTCAAAACATTCCAAATATTAACCGGATGAACTGCTGTCTCAGGTTTATGTACTTCTATCACATGATTTGATAAATTAAAATGCAAAATGTTAGCAGTACAGTCTTCAGGACTTGAGCCAGTTTATATAAACGCTTTAAATTGAAGGCATGGAGTAAATAATTCTACGCCTTCCCACATTTCATGGATCATAATCTACATACACTCTACCCCAATGCGGCAGCCGACAGGACCATCGTGAAATCAACGGAAAGGCGCGAGAAAACGAACCCCATCTGCTCATCCAAACGCGCCAAGTATGGAGTAGTAGATAAAATAAAATAAGGGAGCCGCATCGAAACCCCAACTCTGCGTGCGCACGAACCTTTTCCCGCGTAATAATCACGAAAGGGACGGCTAAAAGTCGCATAATAAAGTGTGGATGAAGGTAAATGTCAAAGAAAAGTGTTTAGGAAGGTGATCGGCGGGATCGCGCATTACCGTGCTGGCGTCCGGATCGAGGCACGTCTGGGAGTTGCGCGAGTCCGAGACGGCCCGGGGCGAGAACAGGGGCCGCGGCCTCGCCGTCACCGCCCGCAcccgccgcccgccggccgcgCGATGAGGAGAGAATGCGGCGGGTGCCGGCGCCGGGATCGGTGCCCCGTACGTGGCGGCCGTCGcgcccatcgccgtcgccatcgccatcggGGGCAGAGAGTGACGGGTCGAGGCGGTGGCAGCGACGGCCGAGAGAGGGCGAGGGAGTGAGGTCTGAGGTGGGGCTGGCGGCAGGACAGGCGCGCGCACACGTACACTGTTGGACGGACGCTTCTCCGTTTCAGCGGCTGTGAGAGTTTTCAGCTTCTTTTTTCCGCTTTCTTCCCGTGTCTGTGTGTGCAGCTCAGGGCATGGCTTGTCTGCATTTATGGTTGTGTTTGTCCATGTGCCGCGATGGCGTGTGCGGTCGAGATGAAGCTCGGACCAACGGCTCTGCTTGCGCACGCGTGTCTATATTTCACGTTTTCTTTTTTATGACAGGAATATTCTGCAGTGAGCATCTCTCTCAGGACAACTCTGTTTGTTTTTTTGAGGTTCAGGCCAACTCTGATGTTCTCGGCGTATGTGCCTACAACCCCTAGAAAAAGTATATTCAAATTCGAAATTAGCATTGAGATACAAAAATTGGTCATTTTTTTCTCAATGTGCACAAGGTATGCGACGGCGAGGGCGGCACAGGACCACAATCAAAGAGCGACCGCTGGAGTTGTCGTGCGTACTCATATGTCCGCACGGCCGCTgctgctcctcgtcgtcgtccaagatgaccacctcctccttgtctgTGGGCGTGGACGGTGGACGCCGACGGGCCCAAAGAGCGTGGGCGgcggcgtgatgacccacaagaatAGAAGATCAGTCGTagatctttcgataagtaagagtgtcgaacccaacaaggagcagaagaaaatgacaagtagtttttagcaaggtattctctgcaagcactggaattataagtaacgagtagtttgatagcaagataaatttgtaacgagcaagtaacggtaatggtaacaaaagtgcagcaaggtagcccaatccttttggggcaaaggacatgccaaaacgatctcttatgataatcaaaacgttcttgagggtacacgggaatttcatctagtcactttcatcatgttggtttgatttgtgttcactactttgataatttgatatgtgggtggactggtgcttaggtgttgttcttacttgaacaaatctcctacttatgattaaccccctcgcaagcacccgcaactacgagaaaagtattaagataatatctaaccatagcattaaactttttgaTCCAAAATAGTCCCTtgcgaagtagcgcataaactagggattaagtttctgtcactctcgcaacccatcatctaataactactccacaatgcattcccttaggccctaacgaggtaagtgccatgtagtcgacgttcacatgacaccactaagggaatcacaacatacataccatcaaaatatcgaacacatatcaagttacATGATTATtcgcaacaagatttctcccgtgacctcaagaacaaaagtaactactcacaaatgataatcatgctcaagatcagaggggtattaaatagcataatggatctaaacatataatcttccaccaaataaaccatatagtaatcaactacaagatgtaatcaacactactagtcacccacaagcaccaatctaaggttccagtacaaagattaagcacaagagatggactagggtttgtgtcgtggaattgtcacggcagatgtcctcgagctaggacttagtcgtggagccatcgcagttaggaagcttgaagtggttaaacgggacaaggaacacgagggttatactggttcggccccttacggtgaaggtaaaagcctacgtccagttgaggtggtattgattagggtttcgatgaccagggagcttaactgctatgcctggctctcgacgagatctttcttgcccttgaaccgccgccgggtcatccctttatatagagaggttgacgcccagcagctctcagagtcccggccggctcataagagtgtccggctcggactcttatctattcttgccttacactacaagttctaccataatgacggttgtaactacgggccttaagccatcacCGGGTCTtaaagcccatctttggcccaccgtctccaagcttggcaccgggcttcaggtgatgaccattatgagtaacccggcccctcctggccgggtgactccaatggttatatcctcaacattaggccccagattgatttgagccggctcatgtcaatcttcaatcctttcgatagaaaatctccggcttacaattgtgtgaaggccataacccgcgtgacatcatcttctggatttcgggtaatccgccgtgatgtcatcttccattaagtccattttttactccaccatatccgcaacgaatcttatctttactgccatcccgaaaatcgaggcgtttttatggtgagataaccgcgctgtggcctcctcgtttctcgcgcccacttatgagcctcaccttataaatagcccggcccgttGAGCCTCCAgccactcgtcttcctcctctcgccactgttctcccgctcgagctccatcgccgccgccgccgcgggtctcctcgtcctcaccgactccggccgctgcatcaacccgtTGTGTCcagagagaacggcggcgacctccgcgactcaccagcacctgtaagccctcgccactccatagagtagatccacattaagctcctgctgttcttcccgtgttcttcacCATTCGTCGCGAGTTCTCGGTAGATTTGATTTTTACCACCTTTCTTGATCTCTGATTGCATAGGACTGCTGCGGTAGTTGTTTCACGCCCGTTTCCAATGTTCATAGATCCTTTCTTactgcataaaggctccgttcaaGCTTATGAACTTCctctgcgtctgttttaggtctagaaacctttccctttagtcgaccattttgatccaaaattttcactgcgatatgtgaaacttgttttcaccatacttagtaaaaaactgcatctgctgagctatggcggcttacatttccggctcaaaGAAGCCACGCACCGTAAAACCTTCCGGCTCAAAAGAAACAACGCGCCGTGAAATCTTCCGGCTTATTTATGATGAAACTGTAGACAATTGAATTACTCTAaatacctccagcggcttagataacccgatgtacttagctttatgtcattaggcccctccataagccgccactttaaacattgaactgaaaatttcctccggcttataattaaaccggacatttccttttatcataggcttccgactttcaccatgcctcccaaagctcccaaagcacccatcacgtgcaactggatgaggtccaacgtcaccgacgagaccttagcggactttgtgaagacgggttacctgcccaagaaggacgtcatgtcctaccgtgcccccgacccatcagaggagagaccacagccaagggacggggaggtggtaatttttgctgatcacatgagccggggcttcgcaccgcccggctcaaagttctttagagatgtgctgaatttctttgatctgcggccacaagacataggacccaattccgtgtcaaacatatgcaacttccaagtattctgcgaagtctaccttggagaggagcctagccttctgctctttagagagctattctatttgaaccgccagaatgaatgtgccaacggaccgagcctggaacttggcggaatctccattcaacgccggagagactgcctttttccttacgccgagccgccaagccacccaaaggactggaaccagacgtggttctactgccaggacacttcgccggctgacgagagcctgctgcccggctttcgtccctctcgtctggaaccaactcaccctctgtcagacaagctatctcaggcggagcgccaacctctgatccccaccatcaacaaaatcaaggctctcctgggaaatggcctcaatggcattgatttggtccgggtctggatctcgtggcgggtgatccccttgagccgccgccccggcttgatgtgtgattacacgggccggaaagatgaccccttgcgacacagccgcaacgatcttcctgaagacgttgctgaagacatgaccaaggccctcttAAATGAGATCTTGGCAGACTgagggaggaccggcttaagccccttctgcaagaccaacccggccccagcggtaagccgctgatctgaacatcttattttcttctttaggtaattttcatctgaaccttaagaaatcgtcattgtatttttcaggctgatgacaaattctggaaggtcaagtatgaccatgaggcggccaagaaggccaggaaggctaagaaagccgccaagagagccgctccccgcaagaagggaagcaggcccactgcctcagagctgcttcaactgagtgacagctccgagtcagaggtaacctctgaacctgtaagctcttgttgtatttcttgtttatttctgtccaccttatcaatactgttcatcaacaggatgacaccggagcaagtaacccggtgattgaagaggtaatgacactttcctccgactcggagcccttgccaaggctgaaagtccgaagagtaacccggaaagtaagattttcacatcctttagcttatcaagatcctcaatttcttttgaagcaacagattcatgagagccggcggcacacctggaccaacaaggatgctgatctctcctccggtttacctgaggcgtcaaggaagcgccggaccgaggttatatccaacttatatccttttcatcctttggtggGTGTTATaagtcaaccactcaattcttccgattcaaattatcaggaaacatcaccctcctctggcgactctatgcaatcgaaccttccggctttcaagaccgtacccgggtaatgatgatcctctcttgttgtgcttatctttactcatactttttgtactaaccttgtgtcctttcagtgctcaagcaaagcttaGTAAAAGAGCAAAGAAAAATAAGCCAGTCGAAGAGACggtcttgcctgagccggaggtttcagttcaagagccgccagctgcttcTGCTCCTGACGCCACCATTCCAACTGATGAGCCggccatggagacttccaccaacccagatatctccagcccggctcagccggccgatgacccggacgtggtaatcacccggacggagtttgtcgagctggggagacccactgcgctggctaagtgctctgcgaaggaggagttgctagagcgccaccgggccaagctggacgtcaccgactacaccaacctgagcattggagagatcatctccgg
This window of the Triticum aestivum cultivar Chinese Spring chromosome 5D, IWGSC CS RefSeq v2.1, whole genome shotgun sequence genome carries:
- the LOC543168 gene encoding glucose-1-phosphate adenylyltransferase small subunit 1, chloroplastic/amyloplastic — encoded protein: MAMATAMGATAATYGAPIPAPAPAAFSPHRAAGGRRVRAVTARPRPLFSPRAVSDSRNSQTCLDPDASTSVLGIILGGGAGTRLYPLTKKRAKPAVPLGANYRLIDIPVSNCLNSNVSKIYVLTQFNSASLNRHLSRAYGNNIGGYKNDGFVEVLAAQQSPENPDWFQGTADAVRQYLWLFEEHNVMEFLILAGDHLYRMDYQKFIQAHRETDADITVAALPMDEERATAFGLMKIDDEGRIVEFSEKPKGEKLKAMMVDTTILGLDSERAKELPYIASMGIYVFSKDAMLRLLRDNFPSANDFGSEVIPGATEIGMRVQAYLYDGYWEDIGTIEAFYNANLGITKKPVPDFSFYDRSAPIYTQSRYLPPSKVLNADVTDSVIGEGCVINHCTINHSVVGLRSCISEGAVIEDSLLMGADYYETENDKQVLSESGGIPIGIGKNAHIRKAIIDKNARIGENVKIINVDDIQEASRESDGYFIKSGIVTVIKDALIPSGTVI